A portion of the Segatella copri DSM 18205 genome contains these proteins:
- the nadC gene encoding carboxylating nicotinate-nucleotide diphosphorylase, with the protein MLSVDQLEDKLIDLAFAEDIGDGDHTTLCCIPEDAMGKSHLLIKEDGVLAGVEMAKKVFARFDPTMKVEVLLQDGTHVKKGDIAMIVEGKTRSLLQTERLMLNIMQRMSGIATMTAKYVKRLEGTKTHILDTRKTTPGLRMLEKQAVKIGGGMNHRIGLFDMILLKDNHIDFAGGIDNAIDRCHAYLKEKGLDLKIEIEVRSFDELDQVLKHGGVNRIMLDNFSVPDTKKAVDIIAGKYETESSGGITYDTIRDYAEQGVDFISVGALTHSVKGLDMSFKACE; encoded by the coding sequence ATGTTAAGCGTAGATCAATTAGAAGACAAGTTGATAGACTTGGCATTTGCTGAGGATATCGGTGATGGCGACCACACAACTTTGTGTTGTATCCCAGAAGACGCCATGGGTAAGAGCCACTTGCTTATCAAGGAAGATGGCGTGTTGGCAGGTGTTGAAATGGCAAAGAAGGTATTTGCGCGTTTCGATCCTACCATGAAGGTAGAAGTGTTGCTTCAGGATGGAACCCACGTTAAGAAGGGTGACATTGCAATGATTGTAGAGGGTAAGACCCGTTCTTTGCTCCAGACAGAGCGTTTGATGCTCAATATCATGCAGCGTATGAGTGGCATTGCTACCATGACTGCTAAGTATGTAAAGCGTCTTGAGGGTACAAAGACTCATATCCTTGATACCCGTAAGACAACTCCAGGTCTTCGCATGTTGGAGAAGCAGGCTGTGAAGATTGGTGGTGGTATGAACCATCGTATCGGTCTCTTCGATATGATTCTCCTCAAGGACAACCACATCGATTTCGCTGGCGGTATCGATAACGCCATCGACCGTTGCCATGCTTATCTCAAGGAGAAGGGGCTCGATCTGAAGATTGAAATCGAGGTTCGCAGCTTCGATGAGCTCGACCAGGTATTGAAGCATGGTGGTGTAAATCGTATCATGCTCGATAACTTCTCTGTGCCTGATACTAAGAAGGCAGTAGACATCATCGCAGGTAAGTATGAGACTGAGTCTTCTGGCGGTATCACTTACGATACCATCCGCGATTATGCAGAGCAGGGAGTTGATTTCATCTCAGTTGGTGCCTTGACACATAGTGTAAAGGGCTTGGATATGAGTTTCAAGGCTTGCGAATAA
- a CDS encoding dipeptidase — MAVAMLGSVSEAEACTNFIVGKKASVDGSVMCSYSADDYGMFQNLCHFPAGKHAKGEMRKIYDWDTNKYHGEIPEAAETYNVIGNINEWQVTIGETTYGGREEMADSTGIMDYGSLIYVALQRSKTAREAIKVMTTIANTYGYNSEGETFTICDPNEAWIMEMMGKGPGSKGVVWVALRIPDNAVCAHANQSRIGKFNMKDKKNVMYAKDVVSFARSKGWYQGKDADFSWKMAYAKPDFSGRRFCDARAWALLNHFYDMSPYLDWALGKDPNAKDMPLWVVPNKKVSVADVEACMRDHYEGTPLSVADGTDIGGGIWQMPYRPTPLMFKVDGKQCFNERPVSTQQTGFVFVSQMRSWMPREIGGVLWFGNDDANMVAFTPIYCSSTVRPECYNTPGADAVNFSFKNAYWVCNMTSNMVYPRYSQMFPTLKEVRDSLDNSYFAAQPGVEAKAQELYAQNPQAAVKYLNDYGIEKAQQMLARWQQLFQFMVVKYNDMIIKPTKKDGSFEKTPYGLGATPVRPGYPEKYAKELIKQTGDKFLVPETK; from the coding sequence ATGGCTGTAGCTATGTTGGGCAGTGTCTCTGAGGCTGAGGCATGTACCAACTTTATAGTAGGAAAAAAAGCATCGGTTGATGGATCTGTGATGTGTTCATATAGTGCCGATGACTATGGTATGTTCCAAAATCTCTGTCATTTTCCTGCCGGTAAGCATGCTAAGGGCGAGATGCGTAAGATTTACGATTGGGATACCAATAAATATCATGGTGAGATTCCGGAGGCTGCCGAGACTTATAATGTGATTGGCAATATCAATGAATGGCAGGTTACCATCGGTGAAACTACTTATGGTGGACGTGAGGAGATGGCTGATTCTACAGGTATCATGGACTATGGTTCACTCATCTATGTTGCCCTGCAGCGTAGTAAGACAGCCCGTGAGGCTATCAAAGTGATGACAACCATCGCCAATACTTACGGCTATAATTCAGAAGGCGAGACCTTTACCATCTGTGATCCGAACGAAGCTTGGATTATGGAGATGATGGGCAAGGGACCAGGCTCTAAGGGCGTGGTTTGGGTAGCTCTCCGTATTCCGGATAATGCAGTTTGTGCACATGCTAACCAGAGTCGCATCGGTAAGTTCAATATGAAGGATAAGAAAAACGTGATGTATGCCAAGGATGTCGTTTCTTTTGCTCGCAGTAAGGGATGGTATCAGGGCAAGGATGCTGATTTCTCATGGAAAATGGCATATGCTAAGCCTGATTTCTCAGGACGTCGTTTCTGTGATGCTCGTGCTTGGGCTCTCTTGAATCATTTCTATGATATGAGTCCTTATCTTGATTGGGCTTTGGGTAAGGATCCTAATGCGAAGGATATGCCTCTCTGGGTGGTTCCAAACAAGAAGGTGAGTGTTGCTGATGTTGAGGCTTGCATGCGTGACCATTATGAGGGTACACCTCTTTCTGTTGCTGATGGAACTGATATCGGAGGTGGTATCTGGCAAATGCCTTACAGGCCAACTCCATTGATGTTTAAGGTGGATGGAAAGCAGTGCTTCAACGAACGTCCGGTCAGCACCCAGCAGACTGGTTTTGTTTTTGTTAGCCAGATGCGATCATGGATGCCTAGAGAGATTGGCGGTGTTCTTTGGTTTGGTAATGATGATGCCAATATGGTAGCGTTCACACCAATCTATTGTTCTTCTACAGTTCGTCCTGAGTGTTATAACACGCCGGGAGCAGATGCTGTGAATTTCAGTTTCAAGAATGCTTACTGGGTGTGCAATATGACCAGCAATATGGTTTATCCTCGTTACAGCCAGATGTTCCCAACTTTGAAGGAGGTTCGTGATAGTCTGGATAACAGCTATTTTGCTGCACAGCCAGGTGTTGAGGCTAAGGCTCAGGAACTGTATGCACAGAATCCACAGGCTGCAGTCAAGTATCTCAATGATTATGGTATTGAGAAGGCACAGCAGATGTTGGCGCGTTGGCAACAGCTCTTCCAGTTTATGGTAGTGAAGTATAATGACATGATTATCAAGCCAACCAAAAAAGATGGCAGTTTCGAGAAGACTCCTTATGGATTAGGTGCAACTCCTGTTCGTCCTGGGTATCCTGAGAAATATGCCAAGGAACTTATTAAGCAAACAGGAGACAAGTTCCTGGTTCCTGAAACAAAGTAA
- a CDS encoding NADH peroxidase encodes MKKKFICTVCGYIYEGTEAPEKCPICKAPASKFKEMEEAVDDDMTFATVHVLGQAFKDGVNEDVIKGLKDHFNGECGEVGMYLAMARQADREGYPEIAEAYKRYAYEEADHASRFAELLGEVLGDTKSNLEARIAAEKGACEDKFRIAKLAKEQGSDAIHDTVHEMAKDEARHCAGFAGLYKRYFK; translated from the coding sequence ATGAAGAAAAAGTTTATTTGCACCGTTTGCGGTTACATTTACGAAGGTACAGAAGCACCAGAGAAGTGCCCTATCTGCAAGGCTCCAGCCAGCAAGTTCAAAGAGATGGAAGAAGCAGTAGATGACGATATGACATTTGCTACCGTTCACGTTCTCGGTCAGGCATTTAAGGATGGCGTTAATGAAGACGTTATCAAGGGTTTGAAAGACCATTTCAATGGTGAGTGTGGCGAGGTAGGTATGTATCTTGCTATGGCACGCCAGGCAGATCGTGAAGGCTATCCTGAAATTGCAGAGGCTTACAAACGTTATGCCTATGAGGAGGCTGATCACGCTTCTCGTTTTGCAGAACTTCTCGGTGAGGTTTTGGGTGATACCAAGAGCAATCTCGAGGCTCGTATTGCAGCAGAGAAGGGTGCTTGTGAGGATAAGTTCCGCATTGCCAAGCTTGCTAAGGAGCAGGGTTCAGATGCTATTCACGATACCGTTCATGAGATGGCTAAGGATGAAGCCCGCCACTGTGCAGGTTTTGCAGGTCTCTACAAGAGATACTTCAAGTAA
- a CDS encoding Fur family transcriptional regulator, giving the protein MKQTEAYQRLVEKGIRPSLQRIAIMDWLIKHPTHPTIEDVYKGLAESITTLSKTTVYNTLRMFSEHNAAQMITIDEHRVCYDGNIKSHVHFYCRNCGKVIDFFGEPAPTVEPGKEIEGNIVLEEQLYYRGICAECAKKGVKSPLTETVH; this is encoded by the coding sequence ATGAAGCAGACAGAAGCCTATCAAAGACTCGTGGAGAAAGGTATCCGACCATCACTCCAGCGTATTGCCATTATGGATTGGCTCATCAAGCATCCCACTCATCCAACTATCGAGGATGTGTACAAAGGATTAGCCGAGAGTATCACAACATTGAGCAAGACAACCGTTTACAACACGCTCAGAATGTTTAGTGAGCACAATGCGGCCCAGATGATCACAATCGATGAACATCGCGTATGTTATGATGGAAATATTAAAAGCCATGTTCACTTCTATTGCAGAAATTGTGGCAAGGTAATTGACTTTTTCGGCGAACCTGCTCCAACGGTGGAACCAGGAAAGGAAATTGAAGGAAACATCGTATTGGAAGAACAGCTCTACTACAGAGGAATCTGTGCAGAATGCGCTAAAAAAGGTGTAAAGTCACCTCTCACAGAGACTGTTCACTAA
- a CDS encoding LolA-like putative outer membrane lipoprotein chaperone, whose product MKKILALAFVAMMSIGAMAQTAQQVLDKTAAVIGNKGGASANFNMSSSKYGSASGSIAIKGNKFNARTPQAIVWFNGKTQWTYLKKTNEVNVSNPTQAQQMSMNPYTFTNIYKTGYKSTLKTVGSNYVVHLVANNQKRSVAEMYITINKKTHIPSVVKMRQGNTWSTITVSNFRARSVSNSTFNFNSKECPGAEVIDLR is encoded by the coding sequence ATGAAAAAGATTTTAGCATTGGCTTTCGTTGCAATGATGAGCATCGGAGCCATGGCGCAGACAGCGCAACAGGTACTTGATAAGACCGCTGCCGTTATTGGCAACAAAGGTGGAGCTAGCGCCAACTTCAATATGAGCAGTTCTAAGTATGGATCAGCAAGCGGCAGTATTGCCATCAAAGGCAACAAGTTTAACGCCCGTACCCCGCAAGCCATCGTCTGGTTCAACGGCAAGACCCAGTGGACTTATCTAAAGAAAACCAACGAGGTGAATGTCAGCAACCCTACACAGGCTCAGCAGATGTCCATGAACCCTTATACCTTTACAAATATATATAAGACTGGTTATAAGTCAACGCTCAAGACAGTAGGCAGTAACTATGTAGTACATCTCGTTGCCAATAACCAGAAACGTTCTGTAGCCGAAATGTATATCACCATCAACAAAAAGACACATATTCCATCAGTTGTCAAGATGCGACAGGGCAATACCTGGAGTACCATCACGGTAAGTAACTTCAGAGCCAGGAGCGTTTCTAACAGCACATTCAATTTCAACAGCAAGGAATGTCCAGGAGCTGAAGTCATCGACCTGAGATAA
- a CDS encoding FtsK/SpoIIIE family DNA translocase: protein MAKKRTEKKTKTFSEAIGLQYIFNNTITDFFIGLALVVIAVVIIIAMISFLNTGANDQSLLENLKPGEWTNTEKQFQNYCGSWGAIVSYWLIAINFGFPAFMLPFFVIMVGLQMMHAYKLNLWKWFFCMIVVMLWMSVTFAKFIAPIMPSLIFNPGGKHGLYVVQNLENIMGPPGLTAILFFVAVAFLTYLTTETITVIRKALNPIGYISNKVKFEITNHGKNRKDTEAIDEVYASAAYGAGTEDEKEEYKEEEPAKVIDLNLDPDQTFATPDIPSTPVEPEADGPEATGTEGDTEKDETIAIANGTQNENMSLIARQRELRTKRAEQEALEKQAAEAAAASEHIGMDISVATADEKATGNTLSNAEVLNTPINPKEPFTRYKYPVLNLLKKYEDDGVSIDEEEQRANKNRIIEVLGNFGVQIKTIRATVGPTITLYEIQPAEGVRISKIKNLEDDIALSLAALGIRIIAPIPGKGTIGIEVPNAKANIVSMESTLNSKKFQETKMELPIALGKTITNEVFMVDLAKIPHLLVAGATGQGKSVGLNAIITSLLYKKHPNELKLVLIDPKKVEFSVYSRIANKFMAALPDEEEPIITDVTKVVRTLNSLCVLMDSRYDLLKKAGARNIKEYNQKYINHKLKLTDGHEYMPYIVVIIDEFGDLIMTAGKEVELPIARIAQLARAVGIHMIIATQRPTTSIITGNIKANFPGRIAFKVTSAIDSKTILDRTGANQLIGRGDMLYLCGNEPVRVQCAFVDTPEIERINEYICEQPGPIEPMELPEPANDEGSAGGSGSISARELDPFFEEAAHAIVLSQQGSTSMIQRRFSIGYNRAGRLMDQMEAAGIVGAAQGSKPREVLIQDENQLNNLLMALRNS, encoded by the coding sequence ATGGCTAAAAAAAGAACTGAAAAAAAGACCAAAACCTTTAGCGAAGCTATTGGTTTACAGTATATTTTCAACAATACTATCACCGACTTTTTCATAGGATTAGCCTTGGTAGTCATTGCTGTGGTTATCATCATCGCTATGATCTCCTTTCTCAACACAGGAGCCAATGACCAGAGTTTGCTCGAAAATCTGAAGCCGGGTGAATGGACCAACACGGAAAAACAGTTTCAGAACTACTGCGGATCCTGGGGAGCCATTGTATCCTATTGGCTCATTGCCATCAATTTCGGATTTCCAGCCTTCATGCTCCCATTCTTTGTCATTATGGTGGGATTGCAGATGATGCATGCCTACAAGCTGAACCTGTGGAAATGGTTCTTCTGCATGATTGTGGTCATGCTATGGATGTCGGTAACCTTTGCCAAGTTCATCGCACCTATCATGCCAAGCCTCATCTTCAATCCGGGCGGAAAGCACGGACTCTATGTCGTGCAGAATCTGGAGAACATCATGGGTCCTCCAGGACTTACTGCCATTCTTTTCTTCGTGGCGGTAGCATTCCTCACCTATCTCACCACTGAAACCATTACGGTAATCAGAAAAGCACTCAACCCTATCGGTTATATATCAAATAAGGTAAAATTTGAGATTACTAACCATGGAAAGAACAGGAAAGATACGGAAGCTATCGACGAGGTATACGCCAGCGCAGCATATGGTGCTGGCACTGAGGATGAGAAAGAAGAATATAAGGAAGAAGAACCTGCCAAAGTCATCGACCTGAATCTGGATCCGGACCAGACTTTCGCAACCCCGGACATACCTTCTACGCCTGTTGAACCAGAGGCAGACGGACCGGAAGCTACAGGAACAGAAGGTGATACAGAAAAAGATGAAACCATCGCTATAGCCAACGGCACGCAGAACGAGAATATGTCACTCATTGCACGTCAGCGCGAACTCCGTACAAAACGGGCTGAACAGGAAGCATTGGAAAAGCAAGCTGCCGAGGCTGCTGCAGCTTCTGAGCATATAGGTATGGACATCTCTGTAGCCACAGCCGACGAGAAGGCTACAGGCAATACCTTGAGCAATGCAGAAGTACTGAATACTCCGATCAATCCGAAGGAGCCGTTCACCAGATATAAATATCCGGTACTCAACCTTCTGAAGAAGTATGAGGATGACGGCGTATCCATCGATGAGGAAGAGCAGCGCGCCAACAAAAACCGCATCATCGAGGTGCTGGGCAACTTTGGCGTACAGATCAAAACCATCCGTGCTACGGTTGGTCCTACCATCACACTCTACGAAATCCAGCCTGCAGAAGGCGTACGTATCTCTAAGATCAAGAATCTGGAAGATGACATCGCCTTGAGTCTGGCAGCTCTCGGCATCCGTATCATCGCTCCTATCCCAGGAAAGGGAACCATCGGTATTGAGGTACCTAACGCAAAGGCGAACATCGTTAGTATGGAAAGTACTTTAAACTCAAAGAAATTCCAAGAAACCAAGATGGAGTTACCTATCGCTTTGGGTAAGACCATTACCAACGAAGTGTTTATGGTTGATTTGGCTAAGATTCCTCACCTGCTTGTTGCGGGTGCTACCGGACAGGGTAAATCTGTAGGTTTGAATGCCATCATCACCTCTTTATTATACAAGAAACATCCAAACGAACTCAAACTGGTTCTCATCGACCCTAAGAAGGTGGAGTTTAGCGTCTACTCCCGTATTGCCAACAAGTTTATGGCTGCGCTTCCTGATGAGGAAGAACCTATCATAACCGATGTAACCAAGGTGGTTAGAACCCTGAACAGTCTGTGTGTACTGATGGATAGCCGTTACGACTTGCTCAAAAAGGCAGGAGCCCGTAACATCAAAGAATACAACCAGAAGTATATCAACCACAAGTTGAAGTTGACAGATGGACATGAGTATATGCCATACATCGTGGTGATTATAGATGAGTTCGGTGATCTGATCATGACAGCCGGCAAGGAAGTAGAACTTCCTATTGCCCGTATCGCCCAGCTGGCACGTGCCGTGGGTATCCACATGATTATTGCCACCCAGCGTCCTACAACCAGCATCATCACGGGTAATATCAAGGCTAACTTCCCTGGCCGTATCGCCTTTAAGGTTACATCAGCCATCGACTCAAAGACCATTCTTGACCGTACAGGAGCCAACCAGCTGATTGGTCGTGGTGATATGCTCTATCTCTGCGGCAATGAACCTGTCCGTGTACAGTGCGCCTTTGTTGATACACCTGAAATCGAGCGCATCAACGAGTATATCTGCGAACAGCCTGGCCCTATCGAACCTATGGAGTTGCCAGAACCAGCTAATGATGAAGGAAGCGCAGGTGGAAGCGGCAGCATCAGTGCCCGCGAACTGGATCCGTTCTTCGAAGAGGCAGCCCATGCGATTGTTCTTTCGCAGCAGGGTTCTACCAGCATGATACAGCGCCGGTTCAGTATCGGCTATAACCGTGCAGGACGACTGATGGACCAGATGGAAGCTGCAGGCATCGTAGGTGCAGCACAGGGCAGCAAGCCTCGTGAGGTACTGATACAGGATGAAAACCAGCTTAATAATCTGTTAATGGCACTTCGAAACTCTTAA